From Syngnathus scovelli strain Florida chromosome 14, RoL_Ssco_1.2, whole genome shotgun sequence, one genomic window encodes:
- the lingo2b gene encoding leucine-rich repeat and immunoglobulin-like domain-containing nogo receptor-interacting protein 2b → MRRYRILAGGAVLLLLARLALSCPARCECSAQSKSVSCHRKRLTAVPEGVPIETRVLDLSKNKLRVVTPDNFSSFHLLEDLDLSDNLISVVEIGSFRSQLALRSLNLRSNAIQLVPAGVLSGLGNLTGLDLNHNRLVVLLDHAFQDLRKLASLRVGDNELVFISQRAFVGLSGLQSLTLERSNLSAVPTEALAHLHNLVELRMRHLSIALLKPFSFKRLSRLCRLELDYWPWLDSLPPLSLHGLNLTQLFLTNTNVSAFPGAALRHLPYLTHLNLSFSRIEHIHQGELGHFPHLTELRLQGARLLSIEPDAFVGLVSLQLLDVSQNRLDSLERGVFASPDALQRLCLGGNPLVCDCRLLWLLTSHKPPSLHILDLQPQCSAPEYLSGKTLRELKEPLVSRYMTCTEPRIGANATQLLMAHEGQPARLSCAAEGAPRPSVVWITPHRRYVTAKSSGRVEVGADGTLEIKAAELHDSGVYRCIASNPAGNASLSASLAVKSLGARDGSSNRSSNYMANSSSSGGSSSGSTWGNGTVLYNMTVPIDIKTIIISTAMGCLSFLGVVVFCFLLLFAWSRGKGRHKSNFDIEYVPRKSNGASAEAAESSGPRRVNMKMI, encoded by the coding sequence ATGCGGCGCTACCGCATCCTTGCGGGTGGGGCCGTGCTGCTTCTCCTGGCCCGACTGGCCCTGAGTTGCCCCGCCCGATGCGAGTGCTCCGCCCAGAGCAAGTCGGTGAGCTGCCACCGCAAGCGCCTCACCGCCGTCCCCGAAGGCGTCCCCATCGAAACGCGCGTCCTGGACCTCAGCAAAAACAAGCTACGCGTCGTCACCCCCGACAACTTCTCGTCCTTCCATCTCCTGGAAGACCTGGATCTCAGCGACAACCTGATCAGCGTGGTGGAAATCGGATCCTTTCGCTCTCAGCTGGCTCTGCGCTCGCTCAACTTGCGCAGTAACGCCATCCAGCTGGTTCCGGCGGGCGTGCTGTCGGGCCTGGGCAACCTCACTGGCCTTGACCTCAACCACAACAGACTCGTGGTTCTGCTGGACCACGCCTTCCAAGATCTGCGCAAGTTGGCCTCCCTCCGGGTGGGCGACAACGAACTGGTTTTCATCTCCCAGAGGGCCTTTGTGGGATTGAGCGGACTGCAAAGTCTGACCCTGGAACGCTCCAATCTCAGCGCGGTGCCGACCGAGGCCTTGGCGCATCTCCACAACCTGGTGGAACTGCGAATGCGCCATTTGAGCATCGCTTTGCTCAAGCCGTTCTCTTTTAAAAGGCTCTCGCGCCTGTGCCGCCTGGAGCTGGATTATTGGCCCTGGTTGGACAGCCTCCCCCCTCTGTCGCTGCACGGCCTCAACCTCACCCAATTGTTCCTGACCAACACCAACGTGTCGGCCTTCCCCGGCGCCGCCTTGCGCCACCTGCCCTACCTCACTCACCTCAACTTGTCTTTCTCCCGAATCGAGCATATCCATCAAGGCGAGCTGGGCCACTTCCCGCACCTGACGGAGCTTCGTCTGCAAGGGGCTCGGCTCCTTTCCATCGAACCGGACGCGTTCGTCGGCCTGGTGTCCTTGCAACTCCTGGACGTGTCGCAAAACCGCCTGGACTCTCTGGAGAGGGGGGTTTTTGCCTCGCCCGACGCCCTCCAGAGGCTTTGTCTGGGTGGCAACCCCTTGGTGTGCGACTGCAGGCTGCTTTGGTTGCTGACGAGCCACAAGCCGCCCTCCCTCCATATTCTCGACCTGCAGCCCCAGTGCAGCGCCCCCGAGTACCTGTCGGGAAAAACTCTGCGCGAGCTCAAGGAGCCGCTGGTCTCTCGCTACATGACCTGCACCGAGCCTCGGATCGGAGCCAACGCCACGCAGTTGCTGATGGCCCACGAGGGCCAGCCGGCCCGCTTGAGCTGCGCGGCCGAGGGAGCGCCCAGGCCTTCGGTGGTCTGGATTACTCCTCACAGACGCTACGTGACGGCCAAGAGCAGCGGCAGGGTGGAAGTCGGAGCGGACGGCACCCTGGAGATCAAGGCGGCCGAGCTGCACGACAGCGGGGTGTACCGCTGTATCGCCAGCAACCCCGCCGGCAACGCCAGCCTGTCGGCCTCCTTGGCCGTCAAGAGCCTGGGCGCGAGGGACGGCAGTAGCAACAGGAGCTCAAATTACATGGCAAActccagcagcagcggcggcagcagcagcggcagcacgtGGGGGAACGGCACCGTGTTGTACAACATGACGGTCCCCATAGACATCAAGACTATCATCATATCCACGGCCATGGGCTGCCTGTCCTTTCTAGGCGTGGTGGTTTTCTGCTTCCTGCTTCTGTTTGCCTGGAGTCGAGGCAAAGGACGCCATAAGAGCAACTTTGATATCGAGTACGTCCCGCGCAAAAGCAACGGGGCCTCGGCCGAAGCCGCGGAAAGCAGCGGCCCCCGACGAGTCAATATGAAAATGATTTGA